From the Manihot esculenta cultivar AM560-2 chromosome 14, M.esculenta_v8, whole genome shotgun sequence genome, the window TTTGAATGATGGCTGCCCCATTTCCTGAACCGCATTTAAAGTCTACTGTCAAAATCGTCTTTAAGAACCCTTCTCTTCCTCAAGTATCACTTTTGCTTTCAACTGCAATCTTTGCCTTTAGGAAGACTCGATCGTTTTTTTCCGATTACACTCCCTTGCTTTCACGttaatttctattttgtttttccGCTTAGAATGAATAGGAATACCTCCTCTTCTCTTACCTCTATTGAAGATTCCACCTCAAGCTTCTCCTCCTCCAATGGTCCCATCTAGGGCTGAGCAgaattcggtttaaaccgaaataaccgaccgaaccgattaatttaaaaaatttggttcggttttatttttttttcggttcggttcgatttgaaattttaaaaaaatcggtgatttcggttcggttcggttttagacgtaaaaatttcgattagaccgaaccgaaccgaaatcacttaTACTACGTCGTTTGAGTAATTTCCTAATTCCCTATTTCCCTTCCCTTCCTTTGcctaaatttaaaacaaatttctCTCTCTCCGTGCATCTCTATCTCTGTGCTCACCCACCCCTAAACCTAACGCCCTCACCTCTCAACGTGCCTCGCCTCTGAGTTCCATCCAAGTTCCAGCGGCGGTTCCACCATCCACCGTCCAGCCTCCGGTCTCTTTCTGAGTAGTAGAGCCACGCACGCATCTCGTCGCGAGATTCTTGCGCATGTGATGTGCCTCCACTCTCCTCTCGACTGGACTGATTCACCATCGTCGATCTTCACCGATCTATAGTCTCTCTCTCTTTCCACGCAATCATCGGCGTCGGCCGTCGCTCTCTATTGGCTCTCCACGCATCATCGGGCAGTCGGCAATTTGGTCGTGCTTATTCCACAGCCCTCAGTCCTCTTCGAGTCTCTGTGTCGCGCTTCCAGCCTTGAGCCTTTCACAGTTCATGGACCAGACTCCGGGACCAAGAGTGCCACTCGCGCCTCCAGCCCTCAGTTGTGTCGGACATGGTTGCCTGCCAGTGCCACGGCGTGCTGTTGAACTTGAGTCAACCGTAGAAGCTAAGTAAATATTTGTGATTTGCTGTTGATTGTTGAATTTATGTACTCTTGGTTGAATTTGTGTCCCATTGATTGTTGAATTTGTGTTATTGATTGTTCAAGTGTGTGCTCTTGATTGTTGATGTAAACTCATGGCCGTGAAGTATTTTATTCTAGATTATGTTAActgttattgattttttttttaaaatcggtTCAATCGAttgaaccgaccgaaccgaaccgaaccgaatcaaatcggttcgattcggttatccctcttattcggttcggttcggtttatgtAAAATACTgcaattcggttttcggttatttcggttcggttcgattttgaaccgaaccgaccgaatgctcagccCTAGTCCCATCCGTATCTCGATCCCTATCGTTCCATTGAGAGAGGTTCAAGAAAATGAAGGTAGCTCAATTAATGACATCCCAttcatcttgttggagcaagaTGTAGTCTGCCTTTATGATACCTACTAAATCCCTTGAGAGACTTTTTGTGTCTTTGCCCCTTCTCCTTGCGTTCGTGTGAATGACTTGATTCCTGCAAAAGATACTATTATGATTTTCGAGGAGCAGCTGAAGGCGAATCTTTGGTTTCCCAATAGACCCATTTTTTATTGATGTTCTTCGGTTTCACAAGCTTTTGGTTGCCTTGCTGCATTCTAATAGCTGGAGAATCTTTGTGGCTTTTCAGTTCGTCTGTCTTAATAATCACATCGATCCGAGTGTAGCGTTTTTCTTCCCGTTGTCCAATTGGTTACCCATCAAAATGAGGAGTTCTAGTTTTTTAGTGGATGCAAGTGCCAGACGATGTTTAATCGAATGCTCTCCTCATTGAAGAGgtggaaaaataagttttttatacTCTGACACCGGACGTCCGAAGGTTTTGGACATCTCCAAACAAAATGAAACTTTTGGGTGGACCTGAGGAAGGATAGGGTCCCACCAAAGAGGGAGGAGGATGAGGCTTTAGCCTCCTTTTGACCATGGCTAGTTCTCTGAAGAAAATTGACATACCTAGGTGGTGAGAAAGTTGTTTTGTCTTGGCAAAGTCATCCGCAAATGAGCCGGGTCCTCATCCGCCCTTGGAGAGAGCACTTCCTTGGCTAGAGATCTtggtaaattttttttctacttACCTTTAGATTTTAAACTTCCTTACTTCCTTACTTTTTGATCTAGTAGATATGGCCTGATCCAAAAGCAAATTTATTGAGAAGGTATGTGTTGCTGGTCGCACTTCTAAAATTTGCTGATTGCTTCTAAAATTTGCTGGTTTTGAACTTTGACAAGATGAATTTAGATAATCACACTTATGTGCTTCCATGAACATTCAAAATTCCAACCAACAATATCCACATTTCTAGTAACTAAAGAGATACTGCAGCCAAAACGGAAAACAATCTTTAGCTAAATCCAATAGGACCAATACCCATATCCAAATAAAGCAACTTCCGCACAGAATTCCTTTCATCTACTCATACCCCTCGCAGCCTAATGCCCCAAGCACATTCCcgggtttgattcaattttatacTATCAGTGTCTTAATTGACCAATCAACGAATTGAACAACTAAAGAAAATCAAAGATTTTACAACCAAATCTAAATTAAGAAGAGTTGACATCTAaaaaaggaatttttttttaatcatataaCTAAAATGGAATTAAAATACCAAGATGAGtagaaacataaaaagggtaaaaaaaaaaaaaaatactcaccATTTACACAAAGGAACTAAAAGAGAGGAGacgagaaaaggaaaaaaaaagaggacTTTCTGCAAAAATAAACATCAACAAGCATTAATCTGGGTATATCAATTGCCCAATTTGATCATAGAGAGGCCATATGAGTGAACAGAAAGAATTTTTCACTATCGGTGACTGATGGGAAAGTAAAGACGACAATCGCTAGTCGGAACGTACCTGATTTGGCCGAGGATTGGGAATCAAACTCGTAAACCGTGAATTTTGCTGCGCACGCTctcactttctctctctctctctctcgatctctcGAGTCGCAACAGATCTCTAGACGTTTGCAATACGGTAATAGCGCTGGGAGATTGTCGCCGGCTGGGTTAGCCAATCAAAAAGAGCTTTACTCTGTttgaaaaaacttatttaacaaaaagaaaaatcatataAAACTATTTAATCTATGTGcatgaaaaaacaaaaaacaactaATTAGTTGAAAGGAAaacaaatttcaataaattcattttattatcatatttaaattaaaatttttgaagttaaaagttgaattattttattttaaataaaaaattgaatttaattcttgtaaaatttataattccaAATGAAGAATTAGTTTTGAAAACGCTTAAATGtctaaaaatctaaaattttagcttttttggtcaaatttagtaatttttttattaattttaaactaatttaaaattttaaaattaatttagtttataataaaaattgaaattaaaaattactgaTATAACatctaatatattataaatgttAATATTATATTCGATATTATTGATTGATTAAAAGtttcataataaaaatttaaattcttttgatatttaataattatagtcCAATATTCACACAAGATCAACTGTTATATTAGTAATCTCCcatcttaattttaatgattGGCTAAAATTAatgctaaatttttaatttaggttaaaataaataaaaaagcttttaaaaaatatattcaaacatcaataattttgaaaagaaaaagaaatacacTTTAATATCTAGACTTCCGCATTTGAACATCAAGAATctaaatgtttttatagttaATGATTACTGACTTAGCGTGATAATATAACATTCGCTCAAAGATATGCCGTCCATTCAAACAATCATCTTCGCAGATCATATCACACTACATTACATGTTATGTCATTTTATATAATCACGTGACATTTCTGCATTATTTATTATACTACTAATCGTCCTAGGGTTCTTTTAAATAGGTATTCTGTATTTGAAGTAAGATTAATGGGTTGTTTGAATCAGTGGAAAATAGGAGAGAAAAACAAAATACAAATTTTCCtttgaaggaaagaaaataaaaagcgaGAGGAAAATAAATAAGGGTAACTTTATATGGAACTCATGAGCAACTTTCTCTTAAATTGGAGAGgatgtattaaaattatattttatcattatttattttatcaatatataaagggcaaaaaaatattttgttattagGAAAGATACTTTCATCCTTTATTTTCTaccaaataaataatgaaaaatatttttcaaattcacTGTTATTTTTCATCTCAAAACAATTTCAGTTTTCTAAATCAATCTCTCTCCCATACTataaataaagtattttttaatataattactgATAAACATtatttgagagaaaaaaaaattatctttataaCTCGTATCAACATTTATAAATTGttgaattgaaaattaaaattttaatatttataaaaatcaaatcgaatcaattttaattagaaatcaaatcgaatcaaatcgatctaatttaattcgattcaattgatttaaatttttaataaatttttattttttatattttatttttaatattttaaaatttaattgaaatattttaaatttaatataatttaatctctatattattaaaaataatatattattatatctaatcggttcaatttaatttttcaattttttttattaaaattgaatcaaatcgaattaaaataattaaaatttttaaaattaaaaatcaaactaaatcaaaataaataaaaaattaaattaaaatttttaattaattcaattcaattaatttttttgatttaaatcGGTAACAACATACtctacagaaaaaaaaatatcttttaatatattataatataacttGCCAATGCCTAGGGGGCAGTGGTAGATGAGCTTGGACCAGAATTTGGACtcgtaaaattattattattattattatttttctgttttgtgTATTTGGACTTGAGCCGGAGTTTACCCTCCTCATCTATAGTTTTGGGTCTGTCGCTCCTTTAATGAATGATTACtttgaccaaaaaaaaaaaaaaaattttaccaacagtttgttatttttcttttatttacttattaGCTTTTGCAACTCAAAGTGTAAATTTACTTTGATGACTTGTTTTagtaactaaaaaaatatataactcACATGATAAACACAGATTTAAGCCTTTACTCCTTTAATATTTAGGAGAAGAAATATgttttctaatatatatattcatataaaggAGCTCAATATGTTGGAAAAGCTtgacaaaaataaaaacaatctATTCAATGGAATATATTTGCAATATCATTTCAATGCCGAAATATTGGatataaattatcaaaattgtGGCAATTTATAACATTGTATACACAATAAATTTACAAACCCAATTTGTCctcaatttatgcaattttcAGATAAGACCAAATTGAGAACTAAAGAAACAAACTTTCAATCAAGATAAACTTTAACATCAATTCCATTATCAATAAGAGACTGAACCACAGCTCTGATCTTCCCTTCAAACTTGTCCCTCTCTCTTGGGGTGTAAGAAGCAGTGTACACATCAGCTTCTCGTGCCCTGTCGGCTAAAATGCGACCAATGGCCAAGCATGCTGGTATGTCTGACCTGGACTTGAGAGCAGCTTTAATGTCTTTAGAGTTAGTACCAGCAACTGCAACCTGCTTACTTGTTACTCTGTGCGTGAGTGATGCTGTAACAAAGCGCTTTGAGATTAATATGTCAAGTGTAAATGGTTCCATGTATGCTTTGGTCCGTTGCTTAAATGACATATGCTTGTTGGGGTTTTTtgacttcttttctttctgGTATGTATATGGCCTGCTATTGTCGTCATCGAGGAAATCTTCCACCCCAAAGAAGCTTCTCGGTGCACAATAAACCTGCAGCCGAGCAATAATTGGCATATTTTATTTATCGTGGCACTTTGCGTTGAAAATATACTAATTCTGTACAGCTGCCCCATCTCATGACATAATCCTacgaagttttaagtaagacctttatcaaatgaaaatttgaagCATAAATCACGGAGGTTTTTTCTGTTGGGTGTGGAAGAACTATTTCTATTTATGTGAAGATGATGTTTGAACCACTTCAGTCATCTGCCAAATACTGGCCCTTTCAATTGTGAAAAAATTGCTTTTAACAGCACAGAGATATTCAAGGCAAAGCAATGAGGAAACTGTTACCTGTCCATTGTGGAAGCCTGTGATGGGCACATAAAAGAGAGCTCTAAGCTTGTCTCCTCCACTTGCACAAGAACCCTTGTTCAAAACCTTGCCAAGCATTTGCTTCAACATATGTGCAAACAGCCAGTCCCTTGCTATATCAAACACAATTTATACAACTTAGGACCTTCAAGTCacctactatatatatatatagaccaAATAAAACAATTCTTTAAAGGTTACGTTACATAAACCAATAGATAAATACATAGTAAAATGACACTGCATGCACTTATATGTGTTATTATATGTGCACAGAAATGCagatatatatacacatagCATGAATAGTGTTCAAAATTGATTTTGACCCTTTACCATCACATATTTAGCCTCAGTTGCATAAGCACAGCTCCTACATCAATTTGGTCTTTACATCCTGGCACAATTTTTCTGGCTTAGCTTGAATTACCATTTTGCTCGAGTCAGTTTTGCTTTATTAACTTCAACGCCCAACAAAAATTAAGTTTTCATTTGCTCCTCTTGCTTTACTCTTATTTATTATGTCCCCTCTACATTGTTCAGATATTTGTCAAAGATATCAGAGGATATTCAttctgttttttttattattctagtCTCTTGTACtcgaattaatatatattatttttttcacaaaTAGGTTGATTCTTATCCTAAAATTGACATGATTGTTCTAGCAAGACAGACCTAAATATGTGATCATATTCATTATGTTGGCT encodes:
- the LOC122721669 gene encoding 50S ribosomal protein L18-like isoform X2; the protein is MPIIARLQVYCAPRSFFGVEDFLDDDNSRPYTYQKEKKSKNPNKHMSFKQRTKAYMEPFTLDILISKRFVTASLTHRVTSKQVAVAGTNSKDIKAALKSRSDIPACLAIGRILADRAREADVYTASYTPRERDKFEGKIRAVVQSLIDNGIDVKVYLD
- the LOC122721669 gene encoding 50S ribosomal protein L18-like isoform X1; its protein translation is MLKQMLGKVLNKGSCASGGDKLRALFYVPITGFHNGQVYCAPRSFFGVEDFLDDDNSRPYTYQKEKKSKNPNKHMSFKQRTKAYMEPFTLDILISKRFVTASLTHRVTSKQVAVAGTNSKDIKAALKSRSDIPACLAIGRILADRAREADVYTASYTPRERDKFEGKIRAVVQSLIDNGIDVKVYLD